In Zingiber officinale cultivar Zhangliang chromosome 6A, Zo_v1.1, whole genome shotgun sequence, a single genomic region encodes these proteins:
- the LOC121996180 gene encoding uncharacterized protein At4g15545-like isoform X1, with the protein MAREATDFHLPDELLAVIPVDPYDQLDLARRIASLAITSRVSHLEGEADRLRQMITDRDLVIEDLHGKIAHLDRLVQVSDARLRDMDEENAKLSRERQMLTTTSKKMARELSKLEMFKSQLMDSLSGDRLPQQSDSVDIGMQKPPIARVSSWRDDDNISQMVANESAEIKETGESSQDDPSMHQFSITPYISPKLTPTTTPKGSSTNGTPIGFSTIRSSPIFLSGATSPTTSQYGEHGSMSPLYASSQQSSTASSPPHRQSLPGRNSRTDGKELFRQARIRLSYEQFAAFLANVKEFNAHRQSSKDTLAKADKIFGTENKDLYFTFQSLVNRARQ; encoded by the exons ATGGCGCGGGAGGCGACGGACTTCCACCTCCCCGACGAACTGCTCGCGGTGATCCCTGTCGACCCCTACGACCAGCTCGACCTCGCGCGGCGGATCGCCTCCCTGGCCATCACCTCCCGCGTCTCCCACCTGGAAGGGGAGGCTGACCGTCTGCGTCAGATGATCACCGACCGTGATCTGGTTATCGAGGACCTCCACGGCAAGATCGCTCACCTCGATCGCTTGGTCCAAGTGTCCGATGCTCGCCTCAGGGATATGGACGAAGAGAAC GCTAAGCTTTCTAGGGAACGGCAGATGCTGACTACGACCTCGAAGAAAATGGCCAGAGAATTATCGaag ttggaGATGTTCAAGAGTCAACTGATGGACTCATTAAGCGGTGACAGGTTACCT CAACAATCAGATTCTGTTGATATTGGAATGCAAAAACCGCCAATTGCTAGAGTATCTTCTTGGAGAG ATGATGATAATATTAGTCAAATGGTTGCAAATGAATCAGCTGAAATAAAAGAAACAGGAGAGTCCAGTCAAGATG ATCCTAGTATGCATCAGTTCTCAATCACACCATACATCTCGCCAAAGCTGACCCCTACCACCACACCAAAAGGTTCTTCAACTAATGGTACTCCTATAGGATTCTCAACTATCAGATCATCACCTATATTCTTGTCTGGAGCAACATCACCAACAACATCTCAATATGGAGAGCATGGTTCTATGTCGCCTTTGTATGCTTCCAGTCAGCAATCTTCTACAGCCAGTTCTCCTCCTCATAGGCAATCATTGCCAG GACGTAATTCTCGTACAGACGGAAAGGAACTCTTCCGTCAAGCAAG GATCCGCCTCTCATATGAGCAATTTGCTGCATTTTTGGCCAATGTCAAGGAGTTCAATGCTCATAGACAGTCAAGCAAG GATACTTTGGCAAAGGCTGACAAAATTTTCGGTACAGAGAACAAAGATCTCTATTTCACCTTCCAGAGCTTGGTAAATCGTGCCAGACAATAG
- the LOC121996180 gene encoding uncharacterized protein At4g15545-like isoform X2 yields MAREATDFHLPDELLAVIPVDPYDQLDLARRIASLAITSRVSHLEGEADRLRQMITDRDLVIEDLHGKIAHLDRLVQVSDARLRDMDEENAKLSRERQMLTTTSKKMARELSKLEMFKSQLMDSLSGDRLPQQSDSVDIGMQKPPIARVSSWRDDDNISQMVANESAEIKETGESSQDDPSMHQFSITPYISPKLTPTTTPKGSSTNGTPIGFSTIRSSPIFLSGATSPTTSQYGEHGSMSPLYASSQQSSTASSPPHRQSLPDGKELFRQARIRLSYEQFAAFLANVKEFNAHRQSSKDTLAKADKIFGTENKDLYFTFQSLVNRARQ; encoded by the exons ATGGCGCGGGAGGCGACGGACTTCCACCTCCCCGACGAACTGCTCGCGGTGATCCCTGTCGACCCCTACGACCAGCTCGACCTCGCGCGGCGGATCGCCTCCCTGGCCATCACCTCCCGCGTCTCCCACCTGGAAGGGGAGGCTGACCGTCTGCGTCAGATGATCACCGACCGTGATCTGGTTATCGAGGACCTCCACGGCAAGATCGCTCACCTCGATCGCTTGGTCCAAGTGTCCGATGCTCGCCTCAGGGATATGGACGAAGAGAAC GCTAAGCTTTCTAGGGAACGGCAGATGCTGACTACGACCTCGAAGAAAATGGCCAGAGAATTATCGaag ttggaGATGTTCAAGAGTCAACTGATGGACTCATTAAGCGGTGACAGGTTACCT CAACAATCAGATTCTGTTGATATTGGAATGCAAAAACCGCCAATTGCTAGAGTATCTTCTTGGAGAG ATGATGATAATATTAGTCAAATGGTTGCAAATGAATCAGCTGAAATAAAAGAAACAGGAGAGTCCAGTCAAGATG ATCCTAGTATGCATCAGTTCTCAATCACACCATACATCTCGCCAAAGCTGACCCCTACCACCACACCAAAAGGTTCTTCAACTAATGGTACTCCTATAGGATTCTCAACTATCAGATCATCACCTATATTCTTGTCTGGAGCAACATCACCAACAACATCTCAATATGGAGAGCATGGTTCTATGTCGCCTTTGTATGCTTCCAGTCAGCAATCTTCTACAGCCAGTTCTCCTCCTCATAGGCAATCATTGCCAG ACGGAAAGGAACTCTTCCGTCAAGCAAG GATCCGCCTCTCATATGAGCAATTTGCTGCATTTTTGGCCAATGTCAAGGAGTTCAATGCTCATAGACAGTCAAGCAAG GATACTTTGGCAAAGGCTGACAAAATTTTCGGTACAGAGAACAAAGATCTCTATTTCACCTTCCAGAGCTTGGTAAATCGTGCCAGACAATAG